The sequence ATAAATGATgagaaatgttttctattttggtATGcttataataaatacaataaataaaaactagtCTCTCTTTGTGATGCTAGACAAATGAATTAATCAGTAAATAATGTGTGGAAATACTGTATGGAGAGTGCTGCAGTTCCTCATTGTGACCACCGGAGGGTGTTGATGACATCTGTTAATGATCCATTTGATAAAAGCTGTGTCCCAATTCAGAAGTCGAAGCCCCTGAAGGATGCCATCTCGAAAGGTGTGACCTACGTAGGCCAAACAATGAGCTGAACGGAAATAAGACAGCCTTGTGTAagaggacttcctgtttgcatcACCTACTGTTCCCACCCCACCGTTAAGATATAAGATTGAAGCATCCTTCATAGTGGTAAGTGGTCGGGGGCACTGGGAACATTGAATATCGTCACTATGTCGATTATATTTTTTTGATTACTGTTGGAGGAAAATGAGATGCCTCATGTTGTGGCAGTATATTTCGCCTTTATGTCATGTCTACATTCATGTTCCGGATCATTTTTGTAGTTTACTGCTCTCAAGTGGTCACAGTAGGATCTGAAGCACTGATAATAATCTGAACCATTGATTTGTTCTGATGATCAAATTATTGTGatgctcttttaaaaaaaaaaaaattacaatgctCATAAAATACTACGGCATGGTCTAAACTGCAAATTGCCAAATCTTTCTTAAGCTTCAGTGCTTTCTTTGGGACTTGAACCTGAGAATTGAATCACATGTTCTAAAATTCTTCCCTCTAAAAATAGTTGACTGCTATAAAAGGTTTCTGGAACAGGAGGAGACTCTGTCTGCTACTCtggacacagaaacactgaggttCCAGGAAACCAGGCTGCAAACCCAGGATACAGAGGCtcagtgaatgtggtgttgaaGGTGTGGATGTGGATCAGTGTTTCAGAGGAGACTGtgtagaaggacagagtgcCAGCAGGCCAGTCCAGATATACTGCTACTctaccagaggaggaggagggggagacagCTGATTGTTCATTATTGTGCCAACCGGAATAACCACCATCTGAGCAGATCAGAGCCCAGGACTGATCGTTCATTCCAAACTCACAATCAGCACCATCCCCTCTCCTCCTGATTCCTCTGTAACTCACTGATACATAAACGTTTCCttcccactccacctcccagtaacagcaACCAGTCAGACCATTACTACACAGCAGCTGATGCCACTGGTCAAATCTGTCTGGATGATCAGGATACGACTGAATCTCCTCCACATGAgtcaccttcctgttgttgtcagacagttgtagttttctgtgcactgtgtttgtgtcgatTGTGAGTTCACAGGAATCTGATGGAGAGAACAAGACACAGTAACAGTTGCAGTTACTCATCTGTCACCTGGTTGagtgtgagctgctgtgttgtcatgaacctcatgaaaaacacacttacacttctTCAGACCTGGTCTCAACCACTGGACTCCACCAGGCTCCACCCTGAAAGGACGAGGGGGGTCAGGTCAGCACAAACCAGTGTAAATATGTTATTGTTCATATAAGACTCAAATCCACCATGAAGtcaaaggacagagaaaatgtttgcagcTCTTTCTGTCAGTCCTCTCCGTACCTGAGAGAGTGTCCATTCTTGGTGTTCTCCAAGGCTCCGTCCTTGGCCCCttagtgttttctgtttacatgcttCCACTGGGACATTTGATCCATAAACACAATATTCTTTATCACTGTTAGCAGCAGACCTCTCCATACCTGAGTGTGTCCAGTCTCCAGTGTGGATCCTTCTGTCCAGCAGACAGGAGCTTCAGTCCGGACTCTCCTAGATGattgtagctcaggtccagctctctcagatgggaggggttggagctCAGAGCCGAGGCCAGAGAAGCAGAGCCTTCATCTGTGACCAGACAGCCTGACAGCctgggaaacacaaaacaacacaaaattgGGTTAATGAAATCAACTGAATAAGGATGAGTTGGGAGAATGCCACcctttttaatatttgaacTCCGCCCAGATATGAAAATCAACTAGTCAACATGGTGCCTGGTCAGAAGACCACCAATGATTTTACAATTTATCCTGAGGGAAACATGAATTTCGAAATCTCTTGTCTACTCATCAGGCTGATGAATCCTGACCTGAGAGTCTCCAGTTTACAGTGTGGACTCCTGAGTCCATCAGAGaccagcttcactcctgagtccAGCAGATCGTtgttactcaggtccagctctctcagagtggaggactgggagctgagaacTGAGATCAGtgcttcacagcttctctctgacaggttacagccgctcagcctgcagaggaaataacagaaaaaagacaaatctgGACTTAGTTCTTTTTCTCTCGGGTTGAGTCCATCTCAGGGTCTTTTTGTAACGAGGAATGAGTGCAACTGTCTACACACTTACAGGACTTTCTTGGAGAGTCTGAccactggcagcagcctcagaagaGCCTCCTCGGAAGCAGAGTATTTCTTCAATTCAAACACATCCAGGTCTTGTTCTGATGACAGTaagatgaagaccagagctGACAACTGAGCAGGAGACAGTTTCTCTTTGGAGCGTTTCCCTGATCTCAGGAACTGTTGGATCTCGTCCACTAGAGAACGatccttcagttcattcagacagtggaacatgttgatgcttctctctggagacagaTTCTCACTGAACTTGGTTTTGATGTGCTGGACTGTTTCCTGACTGGTCTGAAAGTAACTTTCTGTCTGGTTCAGCAGGCCATGTAGGAGAGCCTGATTGGTCTGGAGTGAAAGGCCCAGGAGGAAGCGCAggaacaggtccaggtgtccatttggactgtgtaagGCCTTGTCCACAGCACTCTGGTAGAAGAGGTTCTCTACAGATTGGTCTCTTCTGGTTTCAGACGTCTGGGAGGTTGTTTGTTCCTCTGACAGTAGATTGACTCCAGAATTAATGAAGGTAAGATGGacatgaagagcagccagaaactcctgaacgcTCAGATGGACGAAGCAGAACACCTGGTCCTGATacagtcctctctcctctttaaagatctgtgtgaacactcctgagtacactgaggctgctctgaGATCGATGCCACACTCTGTCAGGTCGGATTCATAGAAGATCACGttgcctttctgcagctgctcaaaagcCAGTTTTCCCAAAGACTCAACCATCTTCCTGTTCTTTGGACTCCATTGTGGATCTGTCCCAGCTCCTCCCTCATACTTGATGTTCTTCACTTTGGTCTGAACCACCAGGAAGTGGAtgtacatctcagtcagggtcttgggcagctgtcctctctccctgatttccaacagatcctccagaactgtagcagtgatccagcagaagaccgggatgtggcacatgatgtggaggcttcgtgaggTCTTGATGTGGGAGATGATGGTACTGGCCTGATCCTTATCtgtgaacctcttcctgaagtactgctccttctgtgggtcggtgaaccctctgacctctgtcaccatGTCGACACAGTCAGGAGGAATCTGACTGGCCGCCGCAGGTCgtgtggttatccagaggcgagcggagggaagcagtttccccctgatgaggtttgtcagcagcacatccactgaggtggactctgtAGCATCAGTCAGGATCCGAGTGTTGTGGAAGTCCAGAGGAAGGCGACACTCATCCAGAccgtcaaagatgaagacaacCTGGAAGTCTTCAAACCTGCTGATTCCTTTGGTCTCAGTGAAGAAGTGATGAACCAGTTCCACCAAGctgaactttttctctttcagcacattcagctctctgaaagtgaagggaaatgtgaactggatgtcctggttggctttgtcttcagcccagtccagagtgaacttctgtgttaagaaggttttcccaatgccagccactccctttgtcatcactgttctgaTTGGTCCATGTCTTCCAGGTGAGGATTTAAAGATGTCTTCATGTCTGATGGTGATTTCTGGTCTGTCTGGCTTCCTGGATGCTGGATCAATCTGTCTgacctcatgttcctcattgacctctgcagcccctccctctgtgatgtagagctctgtGTAGATCTGGTTCAGAAGGGTTGGGCTTCCTGCTTTAGCgaccccctcaaacacacactggaacttCTTCTGCAGGTTGGACTTGAGTTGACGTCGACACATGGCAGGAGATTCTGAAAGAACAggcaaagaaacatttccttGAAGAATGAAGATACAGATTTATtccccacagagaaacatctccatcactttggaaatgtcacataTGGCCTTTATCCATCATGTTCAACCTTTCTAGAAATCCTCTTACTGCTCTGCAGACAGTCggccagctcctcctgcttcattcccctcaggaagttcagtgtgatcttcagaaatgcttctctgctgctcctcctctgctcttcatcctgacCCTTcaacacctcctcatcctccctctgaCTCTCTGGGGAACCTGAAGTCAGAaccttctgcatcttcttcagctcgttcttcacaaaagtgacaatgtggttctccagcagctggaacagagaaCTGTATGAATACCAACTAAAACCATGGCCCCCAAACATCAGGTCCATGTTGGACCCTGGTCTAAGAAGTGCAGCGTGGAGATGActgtgaacagaacagatgtcaaagcagcagttgtacATGTACAGACCATAAATACGGAGTCCGGCTGTGTCAGACGCTGTTGGGCAGACTGAGCACCGGGAACCTCTGAGCTCTCCTGGTCCATCCTGTGGAGGAATCATGAAGAATGAGCTCACATGACGTCTGTctgtccacacagagaccaaCACAAGGTAAAGGTCCAGGAAGTGAGATTTGGATGTGAACAGTGGATCAGATGAGTCCCTGTAGTGGTAAAGCTTTACTAGTCCTGCTGATCCCACTGAgaaccagcagctcagtctgcagctgtttgtagctttcagctcagtttggttCAGTCCCAACAGCTCCAACATagatctctccctccctcactgaaCACTGCTGCAGAGTCCTGGAGCAAGGCACCTACAGCCAGTGTCTGCTTGTGTCagactggttgtactgggcagctcccagtaTGAAAGATCAGAACAaacttctctctctgctgctttttcacTCTGCACATGATTTCTGTCCTGATGACATTTACGACAGAAACACTTTGGATCTCAGACGTGGTCGGACAACATGTCACACAAACTCCATCTTTTCTAGAAAAACTCGAATCTGACTGAAAGTTACAGCTTAcatctgatcagctgctggacTTCCTCCTTTGAAGTTAATGACATAGTTTTTCGACCGGTCACTTTTGAAGGACACACAGCTGGGTTCAGGAGAgtctggtctctgctgctggatcctgaaacaaagacagagctgataaatgtgcatgttggataaaaactgatgaaaatatgttcaatcttttcattaacacacaaactgacattttgtctgtctgaaacAACCTTTGGTCCATTTTAAATCGTttccttccatcagcagattGTCTGAATTGCAGAGGACGGTCCATGGATCTATCACTCATCATAGACACAGAATCAGGT is a genomic window of Mastacembelus armatus chromosome 2, fMasArm1.2, whole genome shotgun sequence containing:
- the LOC113127073 gene encoding NLR family CARD domain-containing protein 3-like isoform X2, which translates into the protein MDQCEDRREGVRPSKPSLCGDHESQTEAQSPEQQHRPGSHGPGPSCVSMMSDGSMEPPLQLRQSADGRKRFKMDQRLFQTDKMIQQQRPDSPEPSCVSFKSDRSKNYVINFKGGSPAADQMMDQESSEVPGAQSAQQRLTQPDSVFMLLENHIVTFVKNELKKMQKVLTSGSPESQREDEEVLKGQDEEQRRSSREAFLKITLNFLRGMKQEELADCLQSKSPAMCRRQLKSNLQKKFQCVFEGVAKAGSPTLLNQIYTELYITEGGAAEVNEEHEVRQIDPASRKPDRPEITIRHEDIFKSSPGRHGPIRTVMTKGVAGIGKTFLTQKFTLDWAEDKANQDIQFTFPFTFRELNVLKEKKFSLVELVHHFFTETKGISRFEDFQVVFIFDGLDECRLPLDFHNTRILTDATESTSVDVLLTNLIRGKLLPSARLWITTRPAAASQIPPDCVDMVTEVRGFTDPQKEQYFRKRFTDKDQASTIISHIKTSRSLHIMCHIPVFCWITATVLEDLLEIRERGQLPKTLTEMYIHFLVVQTKVKNIKYEGGAGTDPQWSPKNRKMVESLGKLAFEQLQKGNVIFYESDLTECGIDLRAASVYSGVFTQIFKEERGLYQDQVFCFVHLSVQEFLAALHVHLTFINSGVNLLSEEQTTSQTSETRRDQSVENLFYQSAVDKALHSPNGHLDLFLRFLLGLSLQTNQALLHGLLNQTESYFQTSQETVQHIKTKFSENLSPERSINMFHCLNELKDRSLVDEIQQFLRSGKRSKEKLSPAQLSALVFILLSSEQDLDVFELKKYSASEEALLRLLPVVRLSKKVLLSGCNLSERSCEALISVLSSQSSTLRELDLSNNDLLDSGVKLVSDGLRSPHCKLETLRLSGCLVTDEGSASLASALSSNPSHLRELDLSYNHLGESGLKLLSAGQKDPHWRLDTLRVEPGGVQWLRPGLKKYSCELTIDTNTVHRKLQLSDNNRKVTHVEEIQSYPDHPDRFDQWHQLLCSNGLTGCCYWEVEWEGNVYVSVSYRGIRRRGDGADCEFGMNDQSWALICSDGGYSGWHNNEQSAVSPSSSSGRVAVYLDWPAGTLSFYTVSSETLIHIHTFNTTFTEPLYPGFAAWFPGTSVFLCPE
- the LOC113127073 gene encoding NLR family CARD domain-containing protein 3-like isoform X4; translated protein: MDQCEDRREGVRPSKPSLCGDHESQTEAQRIQQQRPDSPEPSCVSFKSDRSKNYVINFKGGSPAADQMMDQESSEVPGAQSAQQRLTQPDSVFMLLENHIVTFVKNELKKMQKVLTSGSPESQREDEEVLKGQDEEQRRSSREAFLKITLNFLRGMKQEELADCLQSKSPAMCRRQLKSNLQKKFQCVFEGVAKAGSPTLLNQIYTELYITEGGAAEVNEEHEVRQIDPASRKPDRPEITIRHEDIFKSSPGRHGPIRTVMTKGVAGIGKTFLTQKFTLDWAEDKANQDIQFTFPFTFRELNVLKEKKFSLVELVHHFFTETKGISRFEDFQVVFIFDGLDECRLPLDFHNTRILTDATESTSVDVLLTNLIRGKLLPSARLWITTRPAAASQIPPDCVDMVTEVRGFTDPQKEQYFRKRFTDKDQASTIISHIKTSRSLHIMCHIPVFCWITATVLEDLLEIRERGQLPKTLTEMYIHFLVVQTKVKNIKYEGGAGTDPQWSPKNRKMVESLGKLAFEQLQKGNVIFYESDLTECGIDLRAASVYSGVFTQIFKEERGLYQDQVFCFVHLSVQEFLAALHVHLTFINSGVNLLSEEQTTSQTSETRRDQSVENLFYQSAVDKALHSPNGHLDLFLRFLLGLSLQTNQALLHGLLNQTESYFQTSQETVQHIKTKFSENLSPERSINMFHCLNELKDRSLVDEIQQFLRSGKRSKEKLSPAQLSALVFILLSSEQDLDVFELKKYSASEEALLRLLPVVRLSKKVLLSGCNLSERSCEALISVLSSQSSTLRELDLSNNDLLDSGVKLVSDGLRSPHCKLETLRLSGCLVTDEGSASLASALSSNPSHLRELDLSYNHLGESGLKLLSAGQKDPHWRLDTLRVEPGGVQWLRPGLKKYSCELTIDTNTVHRKLQLSDNNRKVTHVEEIQSYPDHPDRFDQWHQLLCSNGLTGCCYWEVEWEGNVYVSVSYRGIRRRGDGADCEFGMNDQSWALICSDGGYSGWHNNEQSAVSPSSSSGRVAVYLDWPAGTLSFYTVSSETLIHIHTFNTTFTEPLYPGFAAWFPGTSVFLCPE
- the LOC113127073 gene encoding NLR family CARD domain-containing protein 3-like isoform X1; the encoded protein is MLELLGLNQTELKATNSCRLSCWFSVGSAGLVKLYHYRDSSDPLFTSKSHFLDLYLVLVSVWTDRRHVSSFFMIPPQDGPGELRGSRCSVCPTASDTAGLRIYGLYMYNCCFDICSVHSHLHAALLRPGSNMDLMFGGHGFSWYSYSSLFQLLENHIVTFVKNELKKMQKVLTSGSPESQREDEEVLKGQDEEQRRSSREAFLKITLNFLRGMKQEELADCLQSKSPAMCRRQLKSNLQKKFQCVFEGVAKAGSPTLLNQIYTELYITEGGAAEVNEEHEVRQIDPASRKPDRPEITIRHEDIFKSSPGRHGPIRTVMTKGVAGIGKTFLTQKFTLDWAEDKANQDIQFTFPFTFRELNVLKEKKFSLVELVHHFFTETKGISRFEDFQVVFIFDGLDECRLPLDFHNTRILTDATESTSVDVLLTNLIRGKLLPSARLWITTRPAAASQIPPDCVDMVTEVRGFTDPQKEQYFRKRFTDKDQASTIISHIKTSRSLHIMCHIPVFCWITATVLEDLLEIRERGQLPKTLTEMYIHFLVVQTKVKNIKYEGGAGTDPQWSPKNRKMVESLGKLAFEQLQKGNVIFYESDLTECGIDLRAASVYSGVFTQIFKEERGLYQDQVFCFVHLSVQEFLAALHVHLTFINSGVNLLSEEQTTSQTSETRRDQSVENLFYQSAVDKALHSPNGHLDLFLRFLLGLSLQTNQALLHGLLNQTESYFQTSQETVQHIKTKFSENLSPERSINMFHCLNELKDRSLVDEIQQFLRSGKRSKEKLSPAQLSALVFILLSSEQDLDVFELKKYSASEEALLRLLPVVRLSKKVLLSGCNLSERSCEALISVLSSQSSTLRELDLSNNDLLDSGVKLVSDGLRSPHCKLETLRLSGCLVTDEGSASLASALSSNPSHLRELDLSYNHLGESGLKLLSAGQKDPHWRLDTLRVEPGGVQWLRPGLKKYSCELTIDTNTVHRKLQLSDNNRKVTHVEEIQSYPDHPDRFDQWHQLLCSNGLTGCCYWEVEWEGNVYVSVSYRGIRRRGDGADCEFGMNDQSWALICSDGGYSGWHNNEQSAVSPSSSSGRVAVYLDWPAGTLSFYTVSSETLIHIHTFNTTFTEPLYPGFAAWFPGTSVFLCPE